tacattgtatgatagagatgaaaaagaaactgtgattaaattctttctgtgttagattcctgaacctgccgatctttgagagagagagagagagagagagggagagagacagagagagagagagagagagagagaggggggggatgggatttaattgtatctccccatgcagctgtagcattttggcatgtcgtacattggtcagatcatAAGAACCTTGGAGGACTCGTATGTAGGgcataagcaacacacacacacacacacacacacacacacacacacacacacacacttaataatagtcaagaaaatttgcaaccgcaaaatattgccacggtacaggtcatagaatctaatatacaacacaaatatttcaatatgcatatccagttactggcatagtgttattaagaaatctgttgagagacagaagtttttgcttaaattcttataatttacaccagatgatgtacaaaataaactccaaattactgtaacaacatagtgcacaaggcacatattcattttctaattacaacaatcataccccaaactataacaattaaaatattgaagaccagcatttaattttagctgctacaaaattatgtcacaggcaacaatcatttaattcacttctttaacataacaatttaatttaaaaaagacaacaaataacatttttaagtacaataTTCAAGTTTAGGTGCTGCAAAGATGCATAACAATCATCTGTGTTTCAACATTCTCATAAAAAATACGACATAAAAAAGAAGACCAGATTGTAGATCATGGGTGGGCTacgtaaaataaatgacaaaaatcagcagctgtaaaaggcagatttttttccaactacaaccaattcctccattttacaacagcataaatgaatgcagctctttttccccaaatttgctgcttcagattattagtgtcataatgaagtcttttaagaattagaggcacaaacagattaataaatacaaacaaaagcaggaatattcaatttgctcAAGGCTACCAAATGAAGGAAGAAAGGGGGCTAGGGAGGAGAAAAAAGATCACATAACaaagaaataaactgctgattGTTTGCATCATTCCTAGACTCAAAACCCTAAGCAAAAGAAACAGTGATGATAGCATTGATTTAAAATGATGTCAGAAAAGACGGCAGCTAATTCTAGGTGATCCTCCATAAAGCCATGGTCTCACATTGTCAAACCCCTGCAGGATTGTTTGAGGGACAATGATTTGACATTGATTGTTAAGTCAAAAAGGCAATGCTTCTCTGactgaagaaacaatcaaaaatatattcttttaatggaatatttactTTGCAGTGTTATGAtctgagaaacatactgaaaagaaacatgactatgttgagaaattttcgttatgtatttacttatatttgtaaccgcagtacatgaaaaaagtgatactcgacatttgagttaactgaaagatgaaagattagggtttcatGCCCTGCCGATCCTTGTCCCCAAACAGGTACAGCCCGCAAACAGAATTCTACCAACCAGcttggactgaaaacataacacacaagaATCGTGCCCGTGAGTGTAGATGACACTCGGAATATCACGCAACACGGATACCCGAGGATGATGTCTGTCAGAGCAGATTGCAGATGAAGCACGAAGGCAGAGGGAACAAATTACAGACCTGCTCCATCTGACGGTCAGCCTCAAGTAGCACTTTGTGAAAGCAACAACTAATGTCACCGAAATATGCGAGGAAGACAATGATGTCCAACTGTGCAAAGGACAACTCGGGAATTTCAACAAACTTCTGGAAAAATCTGaagaattaaattgacagaaacctgttctggattggtaacttacaaaataaaacattttcaatctctggacaagtcacacacaagaaagataataggcctttaaaaaagaggataccatacagtgtaaagctgaaacatgtaaattagtctggccaatatgctctacacctgagcaaaagtgtcaatgaagtggtgcacctttcaggaactgttaaaaaagtgtcattttacatcaatgaacacagcaatgacaacctgatcctaggagaaaagagctgatacacactatttatttaagaatgaacacTTCACCTCAACTTTCACAGCATGGgaccatcaaaaattgaaacaatagagcaacacagaggacactaccacacagctgggggagggcacagagagagagagagatttggaattcggtacagttacgttgcaaatttcaaactcacagttattcatctaacagatgtgctttttaaaggtacggttcaagaaatgctgcacatgcaatgcccgggattgtagcgacgccactgtactttgggaggagagtgacaaaaatactgacagtgacaaaacaatgaatgttagtgaagttaagagtgtcttacatgaaaactgcaactgaaagctttgtttttgtgtgtaatttatctacagtgtactacaaaaaaactggttaagggtaaaacacattttgaaaagcttttgtaaatgggcaacttgacaaattatttttaattaagtttctctctttttcgaaattaaaggtgcaacttatattcaggccaattcgatgtgtatataatttatgataactatgaacagactttgaaatttgcctacatcccaccaggtatacttaacttatttcactgccccacacagatgctcatgtccggtggaagtctcctctagttcccccacttttggccagaagcattatttcagatatcacaatgtcatgactcacagctttgcacatatcgtacactgttaaggcagacaccgatacagcagtgagagcttccatctccacacccgtctgccctctacactttgccgtgccagttacaatcacacagttgagagcagagtccagttcaatgtccacagccacagaggataaagatatgttatgacacagagggataaggctggacgtctgcttggaccacacaattcccgccaggcgagcaacgctaagtacgtcaccttccttcaggccattttctcgtacgagtttcatcagttcgggtcccacaaaaacctttgctcgTGCTGCAGCAGTCCGTTCTGTCACCAGCTTCGAACCCACGTCGACCATTTTCGCCCTGCCGGTCCGGTCAACATGAGTCAGACTTCCGGACTGTGCTCCCAAACTGCAGAAACGGCAAGAGAAGGCAGagggctgtgctctgtgtgtttgtcttgttaggagtcctgtattgcacataatgcttggggtatagggaagcaaaagaaactgttttctagattcagtcactacactcaaattatgtgacaacaactgagacatctgtgtatccgacacaaacaggggcgaaatattggtatctgagaagaagtacttttgaaaatcttgtttctgaaggtttaacaacttccGACTTTGTGCCTTCACAACATCACTACAGCCAACAAGTTCATtgccacctggaacaaaaatacaagctgtaacaaagaactcttcataatctgaaaataggttaactagaaaagaatttttaagcattcgtgttgaaacacccccgattaattcctttactggattttgggtaatttacAAAAGCCacaaaacagttaattattatgatatatgaccgtgtgcttactggatgaaaggctattggttgttctgcgttgttctgctgtggtttcgggagtatttcaaccgaatgcggctgttctgagacagaatagctaatgattgaaagtttgtctattattaagtatcacaaaggttgcgatgtacaactgatatatatttcctactaacacacaaattctgaggctgttgctacctttgccttacacgtctaattgtggttatctctttttattgattgctgattttcagcACTTTGTCacaggcaatgctgatggttaacattcacaacaatcctcactgcaatccatggttgttgctggctgacgcggttgacacgaaacacgtaatttggcacttgtcactttctgtttcttatcactcgcgaatcggcattagtgagagtcaaccccacgacgatcagggggacgtgctcactcgtcatactccagtgaattttaccgtttacaactcactagaCCACCATTCTTGGCCATCTTTCCCActctacttctcactcgacactctaccatactactgcgcactcagcactagtctcactgcctactgcagcgctcgacaatcgactcctgtccgctatcgacctgggcgtcagatactagaatctatgtttgtgggatcacggatcccttacagtgttcaagacaagttctttgaaccttaatgatctgtgatgattcttttctttcctaagctaaggtcgaaaatctgttttgtctgcagaagtgtgcaatatgaatattacacaaagtTGATAGGAACATCTCACATAAATCTCCTCAGTGGCTGTAGATTTCACAATCTTGCAGGAGTGGATATAAGGGGAGGTCATTGCAATGATGATAACTaccacccacttcccaaacaacatattatactggggtgcccttaagaaggcagcagtgtggtTCATTCCGTGCAGAAAGAGATGGGGAATGCTttatggtgctgtctgtgtgttctctctctctctctctttctctatgtcccacgactcacatttcagccacttccaaccctcgtatctggcacaggccactgtgtctgcttctgactctgcctagtagaatttatgcggtcggaaagctatcgctgttgctttctaatgtaatacttgtcatgtttcctttatgccagccattgtgaacactaatggctaagtaacctcaccatacctaaatgccttgtatcgtacacgcaccccaaaatgcacactacagacagatgtggcagaacgacacgatgtctttatattttttacttcaccaatttccaaatgcacacataacttttggagaaggaggtagcatggaaacagaagtgtgtcaaaAGTGCCAAGTCCTTTCAGCAATGACAAGCTACATGTAATAAaggacacttttcagttgctcgtgctagggtctgcccacaaggacatgcttttggtctgattgacaacattccagCCGGGTAAAGCTGCACACCACTGGGTTGAACATACCAGGTGTCAACAACAGAtccgatacaacaacaacagaaagaatgacttcccgaacacagttggaaatcattgatagaaacagtattcccctcattcacatgtgtttgcagacctctgttcagtcataatgtttattgaaatgatgatggtgagcacacactttgacagagttcaacttggttGTTACGTGATTGTTCAGatttttccttatttcctcctcccttttctcttcccaaaatcgtTTCATTCATTGACtgtgttcttgtttcctttgatatgtacatattttctctgttttcttccttccctttacttcaagttttatgttcataattttgattctgaatttgtctctttcattcatcatttccattctgattcctgctcgttttagccttcttctatttcttgaaaccaactgGTTTTTTTTGATTTAGGCATTTACTACATCCTAAATCCCTTTGTGAATCTGTTGctgttcattgtgtgtatgtgtccacGGAATGTTAGTCGGTTTTTTCTGATTGTGACTGAGTCTGCCTCTGTGTTCTTATAATTCTCTGGTTGAtctcttcatccatatgccatctctgtacactgctccaaaaaattttctgaggattttgcattgtattctttctgctttgtggtgcctggtcctcagattgtggtcatttctgatgcgaagagtgcttctgatactataactgtattgtagcgcatgtgtttgccttgtactgaaatgtttcttttattatagtgtgtccatgtcagtttgtacactttctgaagttcttttgtttgtCCTATGTTTTCTTCGTTCTTTGATCCACCTATTTGTATTGTTActattatattgaataatttaatatatttttgtgtgtttattattgttattaaaattgtagatgtctgtcgtatgctaacagtgaggttgctagcgagttgcatttttgagggaagctgggtgaggggggtggaaacaataacaaaccatcactcccccaacccccccccccccccaaataaccaAACCCTGGGTGCCAATACATTTGCTCTGTATAGGTGTTTGTGCCCAGAAGTAAGAGTCAATTTAGCAAAAAAAGGCAAAGGAAAGCTTCATGTTCTGGCccacatcaaaaccagatgaccaaccacagtgtaatcctctgcaatggcatcactgaaatcagtatcgtgggggggggggggggggggtgagtcagcacaccctgttctggtcactgccagctttcttgacctcagagtcactacgcctcagtccaacagttcctcaatgggcatcacaaggcttggtgcacctcgttccagtcctcccaccaaggaaaaccacGGGCAGGACTACGGGTGAGTCGCAGCTGAGCAGCTGCCTTTCCCCTGTACCTGCAGTAGCTGCGAGAGGATATTTGTGTTACATATACGCTAAAACTGGCGTAGATTCCACAGGACACTCTTTGGAGTGTCACTAATAAGcacacgctgctacacacttgacagtgctaggtggccaagagttctggctcaaagttcctgcaactgtggttggaacttccccagtgtgactctcccattctttaatagggtatttcagtgtccggggcacgttcacattggacaacactgtcCAGTACAGGCCTGCTGTCTACCACCCGTGCTCTCTTGCACTgtgcattgcatcttgcacaagtgagtcataaggactcccctcttctgtatgtacactaaaaaagcaaaattgtcttttcagacgaaaaagtaaaattgtctcacatccacattctatccttaaaagtatccttatgtctgggagacggcagatccaccgagcagatcccacccaacgacccgtagcaagactgcagcacgagaggcaggagtgccatctgttcccttcaatgtttctgtcttgctttgccacctatcagtaagtgatgaaccagctaaatctggactttgctgccacaaatcaagaagcaatggctcggagacagcatgagctcattgtccaactgacgGTTGGAAGCaacgcaacagcaacagcaacaccaacaccagTCACACCACCAGTGAATATACTAGAGAGGCCCTCAATACCACCGCAGGAGTCCTTGAGCTGGAAGTGACAGCTCCGTGGAACAAAGATGGACCTTCGAAGCTGGTGGGTCCAAAATGGAATCAGCAGCAACATACACGAACAACTGAGCCTACTGACTCACACGGCAAATGCAGCGTGCTTTTACCAACACCAATTCTGAGCATCGGTAATATGAGCGCCCATACAAACAATTTTGCAGCACCTCAACTACACAACACTAACCCAGCCGCTACGCAGAACACTACACCGACTGGCTTCCCACTGGTCATAATACACAATTACACTTGCCCCGGCAAGCTAAACAAGACATTTGTAGAAAGTCACTCCCCACCATATACCAATCACAAAACTCACAAGGAACCATGTATCACTGTATGTATGCAACAAAACAGATTGCACAAATCTCCTGAAATTCGTCAAAGCTGGGGGAATTGAGTATCATAAATATAGCACCCAAGGGGGAAAAACTCGAATGTACATCATGAAAGGAGTTGACACCACAACCCTCTAtgacattcttcatggtataatcacaGCTCTCAGCTGGGACTGTGAGAGCATGAGATGAATTCTGGGATTCGTGACACACAGACTGCAGCCAAACTATTTAGTGGATTTGGACGACACAGCTTACTCATGCAACTTTCTGACGCAGATGCTCCTGCTTCACATGGTCGTAGTAGAAATATACACACTTCCGTGTGTCCCCCAAcagtgccaccactgccagcagatTGGCCGTGCGGCACCCGATGTGAACTGGCACACAGTGCTGCAAATGCACT
This DNA window, taken from Schistocerca serialis cubense isolate TAMUIC-IGC-003099 unplaced genomic scaffold, iqSchSeri2.2 HiC_scaffold_1362, whole genome shotgun sequence, encodes the following:
- the LOC126440347 gene encoding cyclic pyranopterin monophosphate synthase-like, which encodes MVDVGSKLVTERTAAARAKVFVGPELMKLVRENGLKEGDVLSVARLAGIVWSKQTSSLIPLCHNISLSSVAVDIELDSALNCVIVTGTAKCRGQTGVEMEALTAVSVSALTVYDMCKAVSHDIVISEIMLLAKSGGTRGDFHRT